From a single Planctellipticum variicoloris genomic region:
- a CDS encoding GNAT family N-acetyltransferase translates to MIEFRRFQNTDLPRLVRLWHQAGLGRGAAGGFGCDVFDDVVVAQTYFDRDGLIVAVDGTEVVGFAHAGFGPTRDESTLQFTDGVICMVIVHPAHRRRGIGRELVRRAEAYLRDRGATSIQAGASPGRDPFYCGIYGGAESSGLLESEPFAIPFFESMDYVPKTRRLILQRDLETKNDPVSLRLLNARRATRLDVPELTQPRTWWWQTRRGRLDSLDFALIPKSGGEPLAQVTVVGLDFYIPCWGTRAAGLVDLRVRPDARKKGFGQACLIEVCRHFRQEMISVVEAHVPADDTPALAVFACAGFSPVDSAVVYEKC, encoded by the coding sequence GTGATCGAGTTCCGCCGTTTTCAGAACACCGATCTCCCGCGGCTGGTCCGGCTCTGGCATCAGGCAGGGCTCGGACGGGGCGCCGCCGGCGGATTCGGCTGCGACGTCTTCGACGATGTTGTCGTGGCGCAGACGTATTTCGATCGCGACGGCCTGATCGTCGCTGTCGACGGAACCGAAGTCGTCGGCTTCGCTCATGCCGGCTTTGGTCCGACCCGCGACGAATCGACACTCCAGTTCACCGACGGCGTGATCTGCATGGTGATCGTCCATCCGGCACATCGCCGCCGGGGAATCGGACGCGAGCTGGTCCGCCGGGCCGAAGCCTACCTTCGCGACCGGGGCGCCACCAGCATTCAGGCCGGGGCCAGTCCGGGGCGGGATCCGTTTTATTGCGGGATCTACGGCGGAGCGGAGTCCTCGGGGCTGCTGGAGTCCGAGCCGTTCGCGATTCCTTTTTTCGAGTCGATGGACTATGTCCCGAAGACTCGACGCCTGATCCTGCAGCGAGATCTGGAGACGAAGAACGATCCGGTCAGTCTGCGGCTTCTCAACGCCCGTCGAGCCACGCGGCTCGACGTCCCGGAACTTACCCAGCCACGGACCTGGTGGTGGCAGACACGACGCGGACGCCTGGATTCGCTCGATTTTGCTTTGATTCCCAAATCGGGAGGCGAACCGCTGGCGCAGGTCACCGTCGTGGGACTCGACTTCTATATTCCCTGCTGGGGAACTCGCGCGGCTGGACTGGTGGACCTGCGAGTCCGGCCCGATGCTCGCAAGAAAGGCTTCGGTCAGGCTTGCCTGATCGAAGTCTGCCGTCACTTCCGGCAGGAGATGATCAGCGTCGTCGAAGCGCACGTTCCCGCCGACGACACGCCGGCGCTGGCCGTTTTCGCGTGCGCTGGATTCTCCCCCGTCGACAGCGCTGTGGTCTACGAGAAATGTTGA
- a CDS encoding ATP-binding protein produces MASQEHFEIRIPSDTAEGLAVQERIIARMEEHGFPPRDCFGMRLALEEALVNAIKHGNGLDPAKQVRVCCDLSDESVRVEIEDEGPGFNPDDIPDPTEEEFLERPGGRGIMLMRHYMSHIAYNDRGNMITIEKVRGPAPSAS; encoded by the coding sequence ATGGCCAGCCAGGAACACTTCGAAATCCGCATCCCGAGCGATACGGCAGAAGGGCTGGCCGTGCAGGAGCGGATTATCGCGCGCATGGAAGAGCACGGCTTCCCGCCGCGCGACTGTTTCGGGATGCGGCTGGCGCTCGAAGAGGCCCTGGTCAACGCGATCAAGCACGGCAACGGGCTAGATCCCGCCAAGCAGGTCCGAGTCTGCTGCGATCTGTCGGACGAATCCGTCCGGGTCGAGATCGAAGACGAGGGGCCGGGCTTCAATCCGGACGACATTCCCGATCCGACCGAGGAAGAATTCCTCGAACGCCCGGGAGGCCGGGGGATCATGCTGATGCGGCACTACATGAGCCACATCGCCTACAACGATCGCGGCAACATGATCACGATCGAGAAGGTCCGCGGCCCGGCGCCGTCGGCGTCCTGA
- a CDS encoding DUF1559 domain-containing protein, with product MTRLRRSGFTLIELLVVIAIIAILIALLLPAVQQAREAARRTQCKNNLKQIGLALHNYHSSWRCFPFAMGGTGNKYSALSQLLPQLDQAPLFAQINFSKPYTDPVNNVARLLELPQFRCPSDLPNSQPTAGGAVNYCPNKGSGLTWNDPAANGVIYVLSSIDIGEITDGSSQTAAFSERMVTDGSNGISTPNSDTYLSSATPTTQAEAVEMCAAVDTNNLANQFPQFMGAPWIDGKHAYQHISSPNSRSCGFQPAGLATMVANSRHTGGVHVLMSDGAVRFASENIDSVIWRGIGTRNGGEVLGDF from the coding sequence ATGACGCGATTGCGCCGCTCCGGCTTCACTCTGATCGAACTGCTGGTCGTGATCGCGATCATCGCCATCCTGATCGCCCTCCTGCTGCCGGCAGTCCAGCAGGCCCGCGAGGCCGCCCGCCGGACGCAGTGCAAAAACAATCTCAAGCAGATTGGACTCGCGCTGCACAACTATCACAGCTCGTGGCGATGTTTTCCCTTTGCCATGGGCGGAACGGGGAACAAATACTCGGCGTTGAGCCAGTTGCTCCCGCAGCTCGATCAGGCGCCTCTCTTTGCCCAGATCAACTTCTCCAAGCCGTACACGGACCCCGTCAACAACGTCGCGCGTCTGCTGGAATTGCCGCAGTTCCGCTGTCCATCTGACCTGCCGAACTCGCAGCCCACCGCCGGCGGAGCTGTCAACTACTGCCCCAACAAAGGGAGCGGCCTGACGTGGAATGATCCTGCGGCCAATGGCGTGATCTATGTTCTCAGCTCGATCGACATCGGCGAGATCACGGACGGTTCCAGCCAGACTGCGGCCTTCAGCGAACGAATGGTCACAGACGGTTCGAACGGCATCAGCACGCCGAACTCGGACACGTATCTGAGCAGCGCCACGCCGACGACGCAGGCCGAAGCCGTGGAGATGTGTGCCGCCGTCGACACAAACAATCTGGCGAATCAGTTCCCGCAGTTCATGGGAGCCCCCTGGATCGACGGAAAGCATGCCTACCAGCACATCAGCAGCCCCAATTCGCGATCCTGCGGCTTCCAGCCGGCAGGATTGGCGACGATGGTCGCGAATAGCCGGCATACGGGAGGAGTTCACGTGCTGATGAGCGACGGGGCCGTCCGGTTCGCGAGCGAAAACATCGATTCGGTCATCTGGCGGGGAATCGGAACACGCAACGGCGGAGAAGTCCTCGGGGACTTTTAG
- a CDS encoding deiodinase family protein: MHRLSLTLVKALLMAITFSCSTAPADEPATPEPSFPLSPELQNFSVEEIETAYAGRTPPEGIRMYLAIQKGSRMGAGEGWFGPAQARYTWDWLAQRAGADPAEPLPREKFSGPDAWFARLDRNRDGAITQEDLDWSDRNSWVQHAYVTNRLFRKMDPDGDGRLSRDEWLKFFDAAADGREVLTAGELRDHWLAGMSSNFLPGDGPTPEILLKGLFSGEVGSMHEGPSIGDQAPDFTLQTHDEQQTIQLSKLFGSKPVVLVFGNFTCGPFRSMYPEVDEIARRYQNEATFIGVYVREAHPTDGWRMSSNDKVGVEVAQPTTLAERVSVAGQYCKRLKPSIPVVVDTVDDAAGHAYSGMPARLYVIDRHGKVTFKSGRGPFGFKPGEMEQALLMTLLDQQPAAPDQSSAPRFYDRPRFPLVDNEEAWKLLPSATTGSGQPLPHWARALARHLPHTVAAILELDQLYRTTPQFSPRERGLIRLAAATVNRSGYGLTYAGMELRYAGVSTAEIESLTRGCLDSLVEADRRLYEFAAQLSRAGRDLTDSQVEQIRNAYGEDRLVGIVLLTAYANFQDRLVHALALPLEPEGPLRPLKIAFAQSTSGGSLTPAADRPALPESPEGSAVAAPDWSDYSFAKLQERLSAQRDRQPRIAIPEWSEVISRLPQGLYNPDKPLRIRWSRLVIGRQPELGPAWIKCLRVFGREAHQDRVFEESVFWAVTRELRCFYCMGHCEMLLEVGGLNAEQIAGRTRQMAESRWEAFAPAERTAFALAARLTADPASVTDEDLKPVLATHGEARTLDLIWWIARCQFMTKVSDAFQLSLERDNVFADFEPPQEKAAQPSR, from the coding sequence ATGCATCGTCTCTCCCTGACCCTTGTGAAGGCCCTGCTGATGGCAATCACCTTCTCCTGCTCAACCGCCCCGGCGGATGAACCTGCCACTCCGGAACCGAGCTTTCCCCTCAGCCCCGAGCTGCAGAACTTCTCCGTCGAGGAGATCGAAACAGCCTATGCCGGCCGGACTCCCCCCGAGGGGATCCGCATGTACCTCGCCATCCAGAAGGGATCGCGAATGGGAGCCGGCGAAGGCTGGTTCGGCCCGGCTCAGGCCCGCTACACCTGGGACTGGCTGGCCCAGCGGGCTGGCGCCGACCCTGCGGAGCCCCTTCCTCGCGAGAAATTCTCCGGTCCGGACGCCTGGTTCGCGCGGTTGGACCGCAATCGCGACGGCGCCATCACGCAAGAAGATCTCGACTGGTCCGACCGCAATTCCTGGGTGCAGCACGCCTACGTCACGAATCGACTGTTTCGCAAAATGGACCCGGACGGCGATGGTCGCCTCTCCCGCGACGAGTGGCTCAAGTTCTTCGACGCGGCTGCGGACGGCCGGGAAGTCCTGACGGCCGGCGAACTGCGCGACCACTGGCTGGCGGGAATGTCCTCGAATTTCCTCCCCGGCGACGGCCCGACTCCGGAAATTCTGCTGAAGGGACTCTTCTCGGGCGAAGTCGGCTCCATGCACGAAGGCCCCTCGATCGGCGACCAGGCCCCGGACTTCACGCTGCAGACGCACGACGAACAGCAGACGATTCAGCTTTCAAAGCTCTTCGGCAGCAAACCGGTCGTGCTGGTCTTCGGCAACTTCACGTGCGGCCCGTTCCGTTCGATGTATCCCGAAGTCGACGAAATCGCCCGACGCTATCAGAACGAGGCCACGTTCATTGGTGTTTACGTGCGCGAGGCGCACCCCACCGACGGCTGGCGGATGAGCTCCAACGATAAGGTCGGCGTGGAAGTCGCTCAGCCGACGACCCTTGCCGAACGCGTTTCCGTGGCGGGTCAGTATTGCAAGCGGCTGAAACCCTCGATCCCCGTGGTCGTCGACACGGTCGACGACGCTGCCGGCCACGCCTATAGCGGCATGCCGGCCCGGCTCTACGTCATCGATCGACATGGAAAGGTGACCTTCAAGAGCGGTCGCGGCCCCTTCGGTTTCAAGCCGGGGGAAATGGAACAGGCGCTGCTGATGACGCTCCTCGACCAGCAGCCAGCCGCCCCCGATCAGAGCTCGGCCCCTCGCTTCTACGATCGTCCGCGGTTCCCGCTCGTCGACAACGAGGAAGCCTGGAAGCTGCTCCCGTCGGCGACAACCGGCAGCGGCCAGCCATTGCCGCACTGGGCGAGGGCCCTCGCGCGACATCTGCCGCACACCGTGGCGGCGATCCTCGAACTCGACCAGCTCTATCGGACAACACCCCAATTCTCTCCGCGAGAACGCGGTCTTATCCGTCTGGCCGCCGCGACAGTCAATCGCAGCGGGTACGGGTTGACCTATGCCGGTATGGAGTTGCGCTATGCCGGCGTGTCAACCGCGGAAATCGAAAGTCTGACGCGCGGATGCCTGGATTCTCTGGTCGAAGCGGACCGTCGACTGTACGAATTCGCCGCCCAACTCTCCCGAGCCGGTCGCGATCTCACCGATTCCCAGGTCGAGCAGATCCGGAACGCGTACGGCGAAGATCGGCTTGTGGGGATTGTGCTGCTGACAGCCTACGCGAACTTCCAGGACCGGTTGGTCCATGCGCTGGCGCTTCCGCTCGAACCCGAGGGACCGCTGCGGCCGCTGAAGATCGCTTTTGCTCAGTCGACTTCCGGAGGATCATTGACTCCCGCGGCCGACCGGCCAGCTTTGCCGGAAAGCCCGGAGGGTTCTGCGGTCGCGGCGCCCGACTGGTCCGACTACTCGTTCGCCAAACTGCAGGAACGGCTCTCCGCGCAGCGGGATCGTCAGCCCCGCATTGCCATTCCGGAATGGTCGGAGGTGATTTCTCGCCTGCCGCAGGGGCTCTACAACCCCGACAAACCGCTCCGCATCCGCTGGAGCCGGCTCGTCATCGGTCGACAGCCGGAACTGGGCCCCGCCTGGATCAAGTGCCTGCGAGTGTTCGGCCGGGAAGCCCATCAGGACCGTGTCTTCGAGGAGAGCGTCTTCTGGGCGGTGACCCGCGAGCTGCGCTGTTTCTACTGCATGGGCCACTGCGAAATGCTGCTGGAGGTCGGCGGACTGAATGCCGAGCAGATCGCCGGCCGCACCCGCCAGATGGCGGAATCCCGCTGGGAGGCCTTTGCCCCAGCCGAGCGGACGGCTTTTGCGCTCGCCGCCCGGCTGACGGCAGATCCCGCGTCGGTGACCGACGAGGATCTGAAGCCGGTGCTCGCCACCCACGGCGAGGCGCGGACGCTCGATTTGATCTGGTGGATCGCTCGCTGTCAGTTCATGACGAAGGTCTCAGACGCATTTCAGCTCTCGCTCGAACGCGATAACGTCTTCGCCGATTTCGAGCCACCGCAAGAAAAGGCCGCCCAGCCATCTCGCTGA
- a CDS encoding STAS domain-containing protein, whose product MSAGQHRRLDIEEVADVTVAKFLDKKILDETNIQIIGNEMFGLVDEDGRKKIVLDFTNVEYLSSAALGKLITMDKKVKAAKGKLRLCAIRPEIYEVFEITRLNKIFDIRKTQDEALEGF is encoded by the coding sequence ATGTCTGCCGGACAGCACCGCCGCCTCGACATCGAAGAAGTCGCCGACGTCACTGTCGCCAAGTTCCTCGACAAGAAGATTCTCGACGAAACCAACATCCAGATCATCGGCAACGAGATGTTCGGTCTTGTTGACGAAGACGGTCGCAAGAAGATCGTTCTCGACTTCACCAACGTCGAATACCTCTCCAGCGCCGCGCTCGGCAAGCTGATCACCATGGACAAAAAGGTGAAGGCGGCCAAGGGCAAGCTGCGGCTGTGCGCCATCCGGCCGGAAATCTACGAGGTCTTCGAGATCACGCGTCTCAACAAGATCTTCGACATCCGCAAGACCCAGGACGAAGCCCTCGAAGGCTTCTGA
- a CDS encoding carboxymuconolactone decarboxylase family protein, protein MRSAFAPLTIIGICLLVSSLSRAESPADRPRPIPLTRPELKQLIEDVKIRVPRIPLPEPTDADRQELGDQAVSYESALRYYYLKDIASGGGARRPGGAGGPGTPGRAPRGGFGGGREQEPAMSLDYAFKTQLFWIASRVNNCQYCLGHQESKLLNAGLSEDEIAALDGDWSGHPPAQQAAFAYARKLSLAPQEISDADFESLRKHYTDLQILEMTLSVAGNNTINRWKEGVGVPQRKDEGGYSRQNENASLPSGTYLTPTGEKYRTVVSKTAAVTLDPQTGAPTRLTVSRRPPLESRAEVEQILAACKDRQERLPLVDDAAARAALPADWPAGPLPRWVRLLANFPREGVQRANSIRMAETGGDLSPVLKAQVAWIIARQDRAWYAADRAKQRLNELGQSDDLVFALDGDWSEFTPRDRALFTVARNLGTSPVVLTDREVAEAVKLAGPRDVVQTVHLTTISALFDRVTEAARLSSRE, encoded by the coding sequence GTGAGAAGTGCTTTTGCTCCTTTAACGATCATCGGGATCTGCCTGCTGGTCAGCAGTCTCTCGCGGGCCGAATCGCCCGCAGATCGGCCGCGTCCGATTCCGCTGACGCGACCGGAACTGAAGCAGCTCATCGAGGATGTGAAGATTCGCGTCCCGCGGATTCCGCTCCCGGAACCGACCGACGCCGACCGGCAGGAGCTGGGAGATCAGGCCGTCAGCTATGAATCCGCGCTGCGATACTACTATCTGAAGGACATAGCATCGGGCGGCGGCGCACGTCGCCCGGGTGGGGCGGGCGGACCGGGGACTCCCGGACGCGCGCCGCGCGGCGGATTCGGCGGCGGGCGGGAGCAGGAGCCGGCGATGTCGCTGGACTACGCCTTCAAGACGCAGCTTTTCTGGATCGCCTCGCGCGTCAACAACTGCCAGTACTGCCTCGGGCACCAGGAGTCCAAACTGCTGAACGCCGGACTCAGCGAGGACGAGATCGCCGCGCTCGACGGCGACTGGTCGGGCCATCCGCCGGCCCAGCAGGCGGCCTTTGCCTATGCCCGCAAGCTGTCGCTTGCACCGCAGGAAATCTCTGACGCGGACTTTGAATCCCTGCGAAAACACTACACCGACCTGCAGATCCTGGAGATGACGCTGTCGGTCGCGGGAAATAACACGATCAATCGCTGGAAGGAAGGGGTCGGCGTCCCGCAACGGAAGGACGAAGGGGGCTACTCGCGCCAGAACGAGAACGCATCGCTGCCCAGTGGGACCTACCTGACGCCCACCGGCGAGAAATATCGGACGGTCGTTTCGAAAACCGCCGCGGTGACCCTGGATCCGCAGACCGGTGCGCCAACCCGGCTGACGGTGAGCCGCCGACCGCCGCTGGAATCGCGGGCCGAAGTCGAGCAGATCCTGGCCGCCTGCAAGGACCGTCAGGAACGGCTGCCGCTGGTGGATGATGCGGCGGCTCGCGCCGCGCTCCCCGCGGACTGGCCCGCCGGGCCGCTGCCGCGGTGGGTGCGGCTGCTGGCGAATTTTCCGCGGGAAGGCGTGCAGCGGGCGAATTCGATTCGCATGGCGGAAACAGGGGGCGATCTGTCGCCTGTGCTCAAAGCGCAAGTGGCCTGGATCATCGCGCGCCAGGATCGCGCGTGGTACGCCGCTGACCGGGCGAAGCAGCGTCTGAACGAGCTGGGCCAGTCGGATGATCTGGTCTTTGCGCTCGATGGAGACTGGAGCGAGTTCACGCCGCGCGATCGGGCGTTGTTCACCGTCGCCCGGAATCTGGGAACGTCGCCGGTGGTGCTGACGGATCGCGAAGTGGCCGAGGCAGTGAAGCTGGCCGGACCGCGGGATGTCGTGCAGACGGTCCATCTCACGACGATCAGCGCGTTGTTTGACCGTGTCACGGAAGCGGCCCGATTGTCCAGCCGCGAGTAG
- a CDS encoding DUF1559 domain-containing protein, translating into MTRLRRSGFTLIELLVVIAIIAILIALLLPAVQQAREAARRTQCKNNLKQIGLALHSYHDSFRCFPYAQESSAKGFSAVSQILPYLDQAPLYNLINFSVPQNDPANTPARMTELTVFRCPSDGPNTLSAQGGGINYMANKGTGVIWQDPTGPNTGFPPQTGVLFYQSKVRIGDITDGTSNTAAFSERLLTDGNNGLVSPRSDVFFSPAAPTTPDEAVSMCAAVDITNLANQFPLFMGAPWIHGQHTYLHIDTPNTRSCGFFTVLRANMPPSSQHIGGVHLLLCDGSVRFVSENIDRPLWRAVGSRAGGETVGEF; encoded by the coding sequence ATGACGCGATTGCGCCGCTCCGGCTTCACTCTGATCGAACTGCTGGTGGTGATCGCGATCATCGCCATCCTGATCGCCCTCCTGCTGCCGGCAGTCCAGCAGGCCCGCGAGGCCGCCCGCCGGACGCAGTGCAAAAACAATCTCAAGCAGATTGGACTCGCGCTGCACAGCTATCACGACAGCTTCCGCTGCTTTCCCTATGCGCAGGAGTCGAGCGCCAAAGGCTTCTCGGCGGTCAGCCAGATCCTGCCCTACCTCGATCAGGCCCCGCTCTACAACCTCATCAACTTCAGCGTCCCGCAGAACGATCCTGCCAATACTCCCGCCCGCATGACCGAACTGACCGTCTTCCGCTGTCCCAGCGACGGACCGAACACGCTTTCCGCTCAGGGGGGAGGAATCAACTATATGGCGAACAAAGGGACCGGCGTGATCTGGCAGGATCCAACCGGCCCCAATACCGGTTTTCCGCCGCAAACCGGCGTCCTGTTCTATCAGAGCAAGGTTCGCATCGGCGACATTACGGATGGCACCTCCAATACCGCGGCCTTCAGCGAGCGATTGCTGACGGACGGCAACAACGGACTGGTCAGTCCGCGGTCGGACGTGTTCTTCAGCCCGGCGGCGCCGACCACGCCCGACGAAGCCGTCAGCATGTGCGCCGCGGTCGATATCACCAACCTGGCCAATCAGTTTCCGCTCTTCATGGGCGCTCCGTGGATCCACGGCCAGCATACGTACCTCCATATCGATACGCCCAACACGCGGTCGTGCGGCTTTTTCACCGTCTTGCGGGCCAATATGCCGCCGAGCAGCCAGCACATCGGCGGCGTGCACCTGCTGCTTTGCGACGGTTCGGTCCGCTTCGTCAGCGAAAACATCGATCGTCCGCTCTGGAGGGCCGTTGGCTCGCGCGCCGGTGGCGAAACTGTTGGCGAATTCTAA
- a CDS encoding TlpA family protein disulfide reductase, with product MNFKRWMAFSLILGLSAQNLHAQKMQEREEEFLKTRPLVGDPLPDVTVHSPDGRPFETAGLRSHYTVLTFGCLTCPPSMWNIAGLEAVHQDYGPKGVKFYFIYKSLAHPELAGDYVQPFTLDERLAHARQAEKQLGTRIPWIVDAMDNRLKRALGDRPNSQFLVNPEGIVVRKRAWSHPGQVRKDLEELVGPVEHVTTVEELRLERGLPLKAPAARGVVPRLARPQMMPVAMEPKIESDGMPFFAKLRAEADADLLKSGRGQLYLGFHLDPFQKAKWNNLTKPLSFKIEAADGLKLDPAAATAAEVAATSDCDPREFLLNVAAWPKGQPLRLSVTYFACVGEESCHAVRQEYVLHRERDIDGGGARGEGAGYWDAEEFTARMLAGDRNKDGKLAKNETVGILLPHFEKLDVNDNGFLEAEELDVVADWLNHHHQPGTPTADAAKSTGR from the coding sequence ATGAATTTCAAACGATGGATGGCCTTCTCGCTGATTCTGGGCTTGTCGGCTCAGAACCTCCATGCTCAAAAAATGCAGGAGCGCGAGGAAGAATTTCTCAAAACCAGACCGCTGGTCGGCGATCCCCTGCCCGATGTCACCGTGCATTCGCCGGACGGAAGGCCGTTCGAGACTGCGGGCCTTCGCAGTCACTACACGGTGCTGACCTTCGGCTGCCTGACATGCCCGCCTTCAATGTGGAATATCGCCGGCCTCGAAGCCGTCCATCAGGATTACGGTCCCAAAGGGGTTAAGTTCTATTTCATTTACAAGTCGCTCGCGCATCCCGAACTGGCGGGAGATTACGTGCAGCCCTTCACGCTCGACGAACGCCTGGCCCACGCTCGGCAGGCCGAGAAACAGTTGGGAACCAGGATCCCCTGGATCGTCGATGCCATGGATAACCGGCTCAAGCGAGCGCTGGGTGACCGCCCGAATTCACAATTTCTCGTGAATCCCGAAGGAATCGTCGTTCGCAAACGGGCCTGGAGCCATCCGGGGCAGGTCCGCAAGGATCTCGAAGAGCTGGTCGGCCCGGTCGAACATGTCACCACAGTCGAAGAGTTGCGGCTCGAACGGGGGCTGCCGCTGAAAGCCCCGGCGGCGCGCGGCGTCGTCCCCCGCCTCGCCCGACCGCAGATGATGCCCGTTGCCATGGAACCGAAGATCGAGTCCGACGGAATGCCCTTCTTCGCGAAGCTCCGGGCGGAAGCCGACGCGGACTTGCTGAAGTCCGGCCGGGGACAACTCTATCTCGGATTCCACCTCGATCCGTTTCAAAAAGCCAAGTGGAACAATCTGACGAAGCCGCTTTCGTTCAAGATCGAAGCGGCCGACGGCCTGAAACTCGATCCCGCGGCAGCGACTGCAGCGGAAGTCGCCGCGACGAGCGATTGCGACCCGCGCGAGTTCCTGCTGAACGTCGCCGCCTGGCCGAAAGGCCAGCCGCTGCGGCTGTCGGTTACCTATTTCGCCTGCGTCGGCGAGGAAAGCTGCCATGCGGTGCGACAGGAATACGTGCTGCATCGCGAACGGGACATCGACGGGGGCGGAGCGCGCGGCGAAGGAGCCGGCTACTGGGATGCGGAAGAATTTACAGCGCGAATGCTCGCCGGAGACCGGAACAAGGATGGGAAACTTGCGAAGAACGAAACGGTGGGAATCCTCTTGCCGCACTTTGAGAAGCTCGACGTCAATGACAATGGATTCCTGGAAGCCGAAGAACTCGATGTGGTCGCCGACTGGCTGAATCACCATCACCAGCCGGGGACTCCGACTGCGGATGCGGCAAAATCGACTGGTCGTTGA
- a CDS encoding magnesium transporter — MGSSPRKSADWLSDPVTLHMGTASPLLHVNQTVDEAIAVVRTSSDVGRIVYFYVIDEERRLAGVVATRKLLLSQPWTPIREIMASKTTAIPANSTVLQACEYFAEHKLLAFPIVDEERRVVGAVDVGLYTDEIQEIDRRQDADDLFQLIGIHLSEAAKVRAGPAFAGRFPWLLCNVAGGMLSALIADAYQDISTLAVVAPFIALVTALAESVSIQSVGLALQALHSQPPRWTSFLRKLQLELTVGLLLGGACGLVVGLVALLWKGSLVVAASLFLGITGGVFASAGVGLSLPFLMRLCRRDPQLASGPIALALADVVTLLCYFNLGRWLLG, encoded by the coding sequence ATGGGTTCGTCGCCCCGGAAGAGTGCCGACTGGCTCAGCGACCCGGTCACCCTCCACATGGGAACGGCGTCCCCGCTGCTGCACGTCAATCAGACGGTCGACGAAGCGATCGCAGTCGTCCGAACCAGTTCCGATGTCGGCCGGATCGTCTACTTTTACGTCATCGACGAGGAACGCCGCCTGGCGGGGGTCGTTGCCACCCGGAAACTGCTGCTGAGCCAGCCGTGGACGCCGATTCGGGAGATCATGGCATCGAAGACGACAGCCATTCCTGCGAATTCGACGGTGCTGCAGGCGTGCGAGTACTTCGCCGAACATAAGCTGCTGGCGTTTCCGATTGTGGACGAGGAGCGTCGCGTGGTCGGCGCCGTCGACGTGGGACTGTACACCGACGAAATTCAGGAGATCGACCGCCGACAGGACGCCGACGACTTGTTTCAGTTGATCGGCATCCATCTCTCGGAAGCGGCCAAAGTCCGTGCAGGCCCGGCGTTTGCGGGTCGATTCCCCTGGCTGCTGTGCAATGTCGCGGGGGGCATGCTCTCCGCGCTCATCGCAGATGCCTATCAGGACATTTCGACGCTCGCCGTAGTCGCCCCGTTTATTGCGCTCGTAACGGCCCTGGCCGAGAGCGTGAGCATCCAGTCGGTGGGCCTGGCGCTTCAGGCACTGCATTCCCAACCGCCTCGCTGGACATCGTTCCTGCGCAAACTCCAGCTCGAACTCACGGTCGGCCTGCTGCTGGGAGGCGCGTGCGGACTCGTCGTCGGACTGGTGGCGCTGCTCTGGAAGGGGAGCCTGGTCGTGGCCGCGAGCCTGTTTCTCGGGATTACGGGCGGAGTGTTTGCCTCGGCGGGAGTCGGTCTCAGTCTGCCGTTCCTGATGCGGCTTTGCCGGCGCGATCCCCAACTGGCCTCGGGGCCGATTGCGCTGGCACTGGCTGACGTCGTCACGCTGCTGTGCTATTTCAATCTCGGGCGGTGGCTGCTGGGTTGA